The following proteins are encoded in a genomic region of Rhizobium sp. CCGE531:
- a CDS encoding histidine phosphatase family protein — protein MSPILYVIRHGQTDWNAERRLQGQRDIDLNAIGREQARQNGIDLAEILAFENRPFDFIASPLRRTRETMEIARDAMGLPPKDYSTDDRLVELSFGAWEGFTLKELKATEPDRLAERKANKWDFIPPGDDAESYEILSWRVGSWLTSIDRPTVCVSHGGVIRTLFRLIGDVEKEEAAEIPIHQDQILRVDPDMRIIGWM, from the coding sequence GTGTCGCCCATCCTCTATGTGATACGTCACGGTCAGACCGACTGGAATGCCGAGCGTCGGCTGCAGGGGCAGAGGGATATCGATCTCAATGCCATCGGCCGCGAACAGGCGCGGCAGAACGGCATCGATCTTGCAGAAATCCTCGCCTTCGAAAACCGGCCCTTCGATTTCATCGCTAGTCCCCTGCGCCGCACGCGCGAGACCATGGAGATCGCCAGGGACGCCATGGGCCTGCCGCCCAAGGACTATAGCACCGACGACAGGCTGGTCGAGCTGTCGTTCGGCGCCTGGGAAGGCTTCACCCTCAAGGAACTGAAGGCGACCGAGCCCGATCGTCTTGCCGAGCGCAAGGCGAACAAATGGGATTTCATCCCACCGGGCGATGATGCCGAAAGCTACGAAATCCTCTCCTGGCGCGTCGGCTCATGGCTGACATCCATCGACCGGCCAACTGTCTGCGTCTCGCATGGCGGCGTCATCCGCACGCTATTCCGGCTGATCGGCGATGTCGAAAAGGAAGAGGCCGCCGAAATCCCGATTCACCAGGACCAGATTCTGAGGGTCGATCCGGACATGAGGATTATCGGCTGGATGTAG
- a CDS encoding polysaccharide deacetylase family protein yields the protein MEQGIKVRLKRAMISSGLEAAAILKGAGLMRDVGGLGVIFTLHHVRPAFSRSFAPNAHLEVSPDFLDRTIARLKKDGYEFIALDALPSRLANAADKPPFVAFTLDDGNRNNLDHALPVFARHDVPFTVFVAQGFSERRHSIWWETLAELLGRLDRLTFDFGSGEEFLPLGKESHKHAAFARFAAFVHGHEESEAVGRIDELGRRHGLEPLDIVSASIMDRTELRQLARHPLASLGAHTVSHRALSRLPEAEAAAEMALSADYVADITGRRPISIAYPYGTLEAVSPREGRLAAELGFSVGVTTRAGTIMPTNGTGPMLLPRLSLNGHYQKPRYASALASGIPMRLMGRQETA from the coding sequence ATGGAACAGGGCATCAAGGTCCGCCTCAAGCGCGCGATGATTTCCAGCGGGCTGGAGGCTGCCGCAATACTGAAGGGCGCCGGCCTGATGCGCGATGTTGGCGGCCTTGGTGTCATCTTCACCCTTCATCATGTCCGCCCTGCCTTTTCCCGCAGCTTTGCGCCCAATGCGCATCTCGAGGTTTCGCCCGACTTTCTCGACCGCACGATCGCACGGCTGAAAAAGGATGGCTATGAATTCATCGCCCTTGACGCTCTTCCGTCACGGCTGGCGAATGCCGCGGACAAGCCGCCCTTCGTCGCCTTCACGCTCGACGATGGCAATCGGAACAACCTCGATCACGCCCTGCCGGTCTTCGCGCGTCACGATGTGCCCTTTACCGTCTTTGTCGCGCAAGGGTTCTCGGAGCGGCGCCACAGCATATGGTGGGAAACGCTCGCCGAACTACTCGGCCGGCTGGATCGGCTGACATTCGATTTCGGCTCCGGCGAGGAATTCCTGCCGCTTGGCAAGGAGAGCCACAAGCATGCGGCATTTGCCCGTTTCGCCGCCTTCGTCCACGGCCATGAGGAAAGCGAAGCCGTCGGCCGGATCGACGAGCTTGGCCGGCGCCACGGTCTGGAACCGCTCGACATCGTCAGCGCATCGATCATGGATCGGACCGAGTTGAGGCAGCTCGCTCGCCATCCCCTCGCCTCGCTCGGCGCGCATACCGTGAGCCACCGCGCGCTGTCGCGGCTGCCAGAGGCGGAGGCAGCGGCGGAAATGGCGCTTTCGGCCGATTACGTCGCCGATATCACGGGACGGCGGCCGATCTCGATCGCCTATCCCTATGGCACGCTGGAGGCCGTTTCGCCACGCGAGGGCCGGCTCGCGGCAGAACTCGGCTTTTCCGTCGGCGTCACGACGCGCGCCGGCACGATCATGCCGACGAATGGAACAGGACCTATGCTCCTGCCGCGGCTATCGCTGAATGGCCATTACCAGAAGCCTCGATATGCATCGGCTCTCGCCTCCGGCATCCCCATGCGATTGATGGGGCGCCAGGAAACGGCATAA
- the coxB gene encoding cytochrome c oxidase subunit II has product MIKRAYAALTAMICLLFATGSYADQPRPWETGMQQAATGNMHQIRWFEAYTLWFIIPITLLVLVLLVVVMVKFRASRNPVPSKTSHNTLIEVIWTIGPVLVLLFLAIPSFNLLTDQLTFPEQTDVTVKATATQWQWNYEYENGGPTPVAFDSFMLKEQDRTAAGKDDKSKYPRLLAVDNEMVVPVGKNVRVLVTAAPADVIHSFAMPSFGVRIDAIPGRLNETWFKADREGLFYGQCSELCGKDHSFMPIAIRVVSDDQYKQWLTSAATDLSKANKALMAAVDEPTTVKVAENTAK; this is encoded by the coding sequence GTGATTAAAAGAGCTTACGCGGCTCTGACGGCTATGATCTGTCTGCTTTTCGCGACAGGCAGTTATGCCGATCAGCCGAGACCCTGGGAAACCGGTATGCAGCAGGCGGCGACCGGCAACATGCATCAAATCCGCTGGTTTGAGGCATACACGCTTTGGTTTATCATTCCGATCACGCTGCTGGTTCTCGTCCTCCTGGTGGTGGTCATGGTGAAGTTCCGGGCTTCCAGGAACCCGGTTCCGTCCAAGACGAGCCACAACACCTTGATCGAAGTCATCTGGACCATCGGCCCGGTTCTCGTCCTTCTCTTTCTGGCCATTCCCTCCTTCAATCTTCTCACAGATCAGCTGACATTCCCGGAGCAGACGGATGTAACCGTCAAGGCGACGGCGACGCAGTGGCAGTGGAATTACGAATATGAGAACGGCGGCCCCACGCCGGTCGCTTTCGATTCCTTCATGCTGAAGGAGCAGGATCGCACCGCCGCCGGCAAGGACGACAAGTCGAAATATCCGCGGCTTCTCGCCGTCGACAACGAAATGGTTGTGCCGGTCGGCAAGAACGTCCGCGTCCTCGTCACGGCCGCGCCGGCCGACGTCATTCATTCCTTCGCAATGCCTTCCTTCGGCGTCAGGATCGACGCCATTCCCGGCCGCCTGAACGAAACATGGTTCAAGGCCGACCGCGAAGGCCTGTTTTATGGTCAGTGTTCCGAGCTCTGCGGCAAGGATCACTCTTTCATGCCGATCGCCATCCGCGTCGTCTCCGATGATCAGTACAAGCAGTGGCTGACCTCAGCCGCAACTGATCTGAGCAAGGCGAACAAGGCTCTGATGGCCGCCGTCGACGAACCGACGACCGTCAAGGTCGCCGAAAACACGGCCAAGTAA
- a CDS encoding invasion associated locus B family protein, producing MGFRSLARLLLVTSSVAAAVAAPAWAQQTQPPAQQTQKLQPEQQGQPQPHTQQVPTSQVPQPPGTVRSSHGAWSVVCDKPAGAATEQCALMQNVIAEDRPEIGLSVVVLKTADRKSKILRVLAPLGVLLPNGLGLNIDGKDIGRAYFVRCFSDGCYAEVVLEDELLKTLRSGATATFIVFQSPEEGIGIPVDLKGFADGYDALP from the coding sequence ATGGGCTTTCGTTCCCTCGCCCGGCTTTTGCTTGTTACCAGCAGCGTCGCTGCTGCGGTTGCGGCGCCCGCATGGGCGCAACAGACTCAGCCGCCGGCGCAGCAGACCCAGAAGTTGCAGCCCGAACAGCAGGGCCAGCCACAGCCGCATACGCAGCAGGTTCCGACAAGCCAGGTTCCGCAACCTCCGGGCACGGTACGCTCCAGCCACGGCGCGTGGTCCGTCGTCTGCGACAAGCCGGCGGGTGCAGCGACCGAGCAATGCGCGCTGATGCAGAACGTGATTGCCGAGGACCGTCCGGAAATCGGCCTTTCCGTTGTCGTGCTGAAGACGGCTGACCGCAAGTCGAAGATCCTGCGCGTGCTTGCGCCGCTCGGCGTGCTGCTGCCGAACGGTCTCGGCCTCAATATCGACGGCAAGGATATCGGCCGCGCCTATTTCGTGCGCTGCTTCTCCGATGGCTGCTACGCCGAAGTCGTGCTCGAGGACGAATTGCTGAAGACGCTGCGCAGCGGCGCGACGGCAACCTTCATCGTCTTCCAGTCGCCGGAGGAAGGCATCGGTATTCCTGTGGACTTGAAGGGCTTCGCGGACGGCTACGACGCCCTTCCCTGA
- a CDS encoding pyrophosphatase: MLSDLMKQFEAASAAYAADNGLERDDDWFVLKLQEEMGELAQIWNKVTGRGRRKGMSESELATALADETADVLGHILLFAHRNGLDLHAAVERKWRFRPRD; the protein is encoded by the coding sequence ATGCTGTCAGATCTGATGAAGCAATTCGAAGCGGCTTCGGCAGCCTATGCCGCCGATAATGGCCTGGAACGCGACGACGATTGGTTCGTCCTGAAGCTTCAGGAGGAGATGGGCGAACTGGCCCAGATCTGGAACAAAGTCACAGGCCGCGGACGCCGCAAGGGCATGAGCGAGTCCGAACTGGCGACGGCGTTGGCGGACGAGACGGCCGACGTGCTCGGCCATATCCTTCTCTTCGCGCACCGCAACGGCCTGGATCTCCACGCCGCAGTCGAGCGAAAGTGGCGCTTCCGCCCACGGGACTAG
- the fabI gene encoding enoyl-ACP reductase FabI, producing MAQSTGLMAGKRGVILGVANNRSIAWGIAKACSDAGAEIALTWQGDALKKRVEPLAQELGAFMAGHCDVTEPATIDAVVDTLEAKWGKIDFVVHAIAFSDKDELTGRYLDTSRDNFTKTMDISVYSFTAVAQRAERIMNDGGSMITLTYYGAEKVMPHYNVMGVAKAALEASVRYLAVDLGGRGIRVNAISAGPIKTLAASGIGDFRYILKWNEYNAPLKRTVTIDEVGNSALYLLSDLSTAVTGEIHHVDSGYHTVGMKAVDAPDISVAKD from the coding sequence ATGGCTCAATCCACTGGCCTCATGGCAGGCAAGCGCGGCGTCATCCTCGGCGTAGCAAACAACCGTTCGATAGCGTGGGGTATTGCCAAAGCCTGTTCGGATGCCGGAGCCGAAATCGCATTGACGTGGCAGGGCGACGCTTTGAAGAAGCGCGTCGAGCCGCTCGCTCAGGAACTCGGCGCCTTCATGGCAGGCCATTGCGACGTGACCGAGCCGGCAACGATCGATGCAGTCGTCGACACGCTGGAAGCGAAATGGGGCAAGATCGACTTCGTCGTGCACGCCATCGCCTTCTCCGACAAGGACGAGCTGACCGGCCGCTACCTCGATACCAGCCGCGACAACTTCACGAAGACGATGGACATCTCCGTCTATTCCTTCACCGCGGTTGCACAGCGTGCCGAGCGAATCATGAATGACGGCGGCTCGATGATCACCCTCACCTATTACGGTGCGGAGAAGGTCATGCCGCATTACAACGTCATGGGTGTCGCCAAGGCGGCTCTGGAAGCAAGCGTACGCTACCTCGCCGTCGATCTCGGCGGCCGCGGCATCCGCGTCAACGCGATTTCGGCTGGCCCGATCAAGACGCTCGCAGCTTCCGGCATCGGCGACTTCCGCTACATCCTGAAGTGGAACGAGTATAATGCTCCGCTGAAGCGGACTGTTACGATCGACGAAGTCGGCAACTCCGCCCTCTATCTGCTGTCCGACCTGTCGACGGCCGTTACCGGCGAAATCCACCATGTCGATTCCGGCTACCACACGGTCGGCATGAAGGCCGTGGACGCGCCTGACATTTCCGTCGCGAAGGACTGA
- a CDS encoding D-alanyl-D-alanine carboxypeptidase, which produces MKRLLMALSAAVLLLSAPAASLAGSAYFIMDAKTGKVLASSNADDLNHPASLTKMMTLYMAFEAIHRGKLSWNTRIAVSHAAAAKPPTKLGLKPGSTVTVREAVDGMIIKSANDAAAAMAEALGGSESGFARLMTQKAREIGMRRTVFVNASGLPNMQQVTTARDMSTLAVALINNYPQEYRLFSQTSFNYRGRSVRGHNNLMYRYEGMDGIKTGYTNASGFNLVSAVRQGNRRVIGVVMGGATARGRDGLMASLLDRNIPKASSVSSSRLVASVGGGKVPTQVEVASASDDVGVDVDTQTTSTTTPAPARKRVEVVPMAFAAASNVTVPMDRPAAMDEILVANKPAATGSWQVQIAATPTAQAAKDLLSEAKSRAGNALANASPYTEAVGKGGNTVYRARFVGFASRDDANSACSALKRKDFDCMLLPSKG; this is translated from the coding sequence ATGAAAAGACTTTTGATGGCTCTGTCTGCGGCCGTCTTGCTGTTGAGCGCTCCCGCGGCGAGCCTCGCGGGCAGCGCCTATTTCATCATGGATGCGAAGACCGGCAAGGTACTTGCATCCAGCAATGCCGATGACCTCAACCATCCGGCATCGCTGACCAAGATGATGACCTTGTACATGGCCTTCGAGGCGATCCATCGCGGCAAGCTCAGCTGGAACACAAGGATAGCGGTATCGCACGCCGCCGCCGCCAAGCCGCCGACCAAGCTCGGCCTGAAGCCCGGCAGCACTGTGACCGTCCGCGAAGCCGTCGACGGCATGATCATCAAGTCCGCCAACGACGCCGCAGCCGCCATGGCGGAAGCGCTCGGCGGCAGCGAAAGCGGCTTTGCCCGGCTGATGACGCAGAAGGCGCGGGAAATCGGCATGCGCCGCACCGTTTTCGTCAATGCTTCCGGTCTTCCGAACATGCAGCAGGTGACGACGGCACGCGATATGTCGACGCTCGCCGTCGCGCTCATCAATAATTATCCCCAGGAATACCGGCTCTTCTCGCAGACGAGCTTCAACTATCGTGGCCGCAGCGTGCGCGGTCATAACAACCTGATGTATCGCTATGAAGGCATGGACGGGATCAAGACCGGCTATACCAATGCCTCCGGCTTCAATCTCGTCAGCGCCGTGCGCCAGGGCAATCGCCGGGTCATCGGCGTCGTCATGGGCGGCGCCACGGCGCGCGGGCGCGATGGGCTGATGGCATCGCTGCTGGATCGCAATATCCCGAAGGCTAGCTCCGTTTCGTCATCGCGCCTGGTGGCAAGCGTCGGCGGCGGCAAGGTTCCGACGCAGGTCGAAGTGGCCTCCGCCTCCGATGATGTTGGGGTCGATGTCGATACCCAGACCACGTCCACGACGACGCCAGCGCCGGCGCGCAAGCGCGTCGAGGTCGTGCCGATGGCATTTGCCGCGGCCTCGAACGTCACCGTGCCGATGGATCGCCCGGCTGCGATGGATGAGATCCTCGTCGCCAACAAGCCGGCTGCGACCGGCAGCTGGCAGGTGCAGATCGCCGCAACCCCGACCGCCCAGGCCGCAAAGGATCTGCTTTCGGAAGCGAAGTCCAGGGCCGGCAATGCGCTCGCCAACGCTTCACCCTATACCGAAGCTGTCGGCAAGGGCGGCAACACGGTCTATCGCGCCCGATTCGTCGGTTTCGCAAGCCGCGACGATGCGAATTCCGCTTGCTCCGCTCTGAAGCGCAAGGACTTCGATTGCATGTTGCTGCCGAGCAAGGGCTGA
- a CDS encoding DnaJ domain-containing protein, whose product MRDPYKVLGVKKDAGADEIKAAWRKLAKSAHPDHNPGDPTASERFAEIGLAYETLKDPQKRSRYDQIARMADANGQSQEQTIMQQRQAARQAAERAKAARANADKIMEELARANARKAAASAASAQHNATSETPEDVVERIFGVKSGRAQQQDQAAAETVAQHAEKQQEANAAAAEETAAEEELLATGTSPAGPRSSFGILGSLVRRFTGGSVQEKPPEKTPEVAAEATVTLDDMLKSRWITVPLSDGREARFQATTDIGNGQVLHLKGQGLKLQGMLRGDVAITVHLSTDGRFTLDGGDVRTILPVTIENAVLGCETTVEGLNGPVKITVPAWSGSDQIVRIPGEGLPDGDGGKGDLVVELRLMLWEKPDDKVTDLMRSMREGLFL is encoded by the coding sequence ATGCGCGATCCTTACAAGGTGTTGGGCGTTAAGAAAGATGCTGGAGCCGACGAAATCAAGGCTGCCTGGCGCAAACTGGCAAAGTCCGCCCATCCCGATCACAATCCGGGCGACCCGACGGCGTCGGAGCGTTTCGCCGAAATCGGCCTTGCCTACGAGACGCTGAAGGATCCGCAGAAGCGCAGCCGTTACGATCAGATCGCGCGCATGGCGGACGCGAACGGCCAGAGCCAGGAGCAGACGATCATGCAGCAGCGGCAGGCGGCGCGCCAGGCTGCCGAGCGTGCCAAGGCCGCCCGCGCCAATGCCGACAAGATCATGGAGGAACTTGCCCGCGCGAATGCGCGCAAGGCAGCCGCTTCCGCCGCATCAGCTCAGCACAATGCGACAAGCGAGACGCCTGAAGACGTGGTCGAGCGCATATTCGGGGTAAAATCCGGTCGCGCGCAACAACAAGACCAGGCCGCAGCCGAGACGGTCGCGCAGCACGCCGAGAAGCAGCAGGAGGCCAACGCAGCCGCGGCGGAAGAAACCGCTGCCGAGGAGGAACTGCTGGCGACGGGAACCTCTCCCGCCGGTCCACGCTCCAGTTTCGGCATTCTCGGTTCGCTCGTACGCCGCTTCACCGGCGGCAGTGTCCAGGAGAAGCCGCCCGAAAAGACGCCCGAAGTTGCCGCCGAAGCCACAGTGACGCTCGACGACATGTTGAAGAGCCGCTGGATCACCGTTCCGCTGTCGGATGGCCGCGAGGCGCGCTTCCAGGCGACGACGGATATCGGCAACGGCCAGGTGCTGCATCTGAAGGGCCAGGGGTTGAAGCTGCAGGGCATGCTGCGTGGCGATGTCGCCATCACAGTACATCTGTCCACCGATGGGCGCTTCACGCTCGACGGCGGCGATGTGCGCACCATATTGCCCGTCACCATCGAGAATGCGGTCCTCGGCTGCGAAACGACCGTCGAAGGGCTGAACGGGCCGGTCAAGATCACGGTGCCGGCCTGGTCCGGTTCGGATCAGATCGTTCGCATTCCTGGCGAGGGATTGCCCGACGGCGACGGCGGAAAAGGCGATCTCGTCGTCGAATTGCGGCTGATGCTGTGGGAAAAACCGGATGATAAGGTTACCGATCTGATGCGCAGCATGCGTGAAGGGCTTTTCCTGTGA
- the tldD gene encoding metalloprotease TldD, with the protein MNTDLLTLFDADEAKLRGIVAEALSGADDGELFVEHVQAESLTFDNGRMKGGSFNTEQGFGLRAVAGEAVGYAHAGDLSEAALKRAADAVRAVTSGYAGSYAAAPQRTNKVLYGDENPIGTPSFEEKAKLLQQIDSYLRDKDDKVRQVTASIAASWQVVDILRADGHRVRDIRPMTRINISVIVGDGDRQEAGSFGTGGRVGFGDFVTQDNWHRGADEALRQALVNLEAIEAPAGTTDVVLGSGWPGVMLHEAVGHGLEGDFNRKKTSAFAGLLGQMVAAPGVTVVDDGTIENRRGSITVDDEGTPSAYNVLIENGKLVGYMQDRQNARLMGMKATGNGRRQGYAHTPMPRMTNTYMLGGDKTPEEIIASVKKGIYAVSFGGGQVDITSGKFVFGCTEAYLIEDGKIGAPIKGAMLIGNGPDAMKRVSMIGNDMKLDTGIGNCGKAGQWVPVGVGQPHLRMDQITVGGTKA; encoded by the coding sequence ATGAATACCGATCTCCTTACTCTTTTCGATGCCGACGAAGCCAAGCTGCGCGGCATCGTTGCCGAAGCGCTGTCGGGCGCCGATGACGGCGAGCTCTTCGTGGAGCATGTCCAGGCGGAATCGCTGACATTCGACAATGGTCGGATGAAGGGCGGCAGCTTCAACACGGAACAGGGCTTCGGCCTTCGCGCCGTTGCCGGTGAAGCCGTGGGCTATGCCCATGCGGGGGATCTTTCCGAGGCCGCCTTGAAACGCGCCGCCGATGCCGTGCGCGCGGTCACTTCAGGCTATGCCGGCTCCTACGCCGCGGCGCCCCAGCGCACCAACAAGGTGCTTTACGGCGACGAGAACCCGATCGGCACGCCGAGCTTCGAGGAAAAGGCAAAGCTCCTGCAGCAGATCGATAGCTATCTGCGCGACAAGGACGACAAGGTGCGCCAGGTGACGGCATCGATCGCCGCGAGCTGGCAGGTGGTCGACATCCTTCGCGCCGACGGGCATCGCGTGCGCGATATCCGTCCGATGACGCGCATCAACATCTCCGTGATCGTCGGTGACGGCGACCGGCAGGAAGCCGGCTCCTTCGGCACCGGCGGGCGCGTTGGCTTCGGCGACTTCGTCACCCAGGACAACTGGCATCGCGGCGCCGACGAGGCCTTGCGCCAAGCACTCGTCAATCTCGAGGCGATCGAAGCGCCCGCCGGCACGACGGACGTCGTGCTCGGCTCCGGCTGGCCGGGCGTCATGCTGCACGAAGCCGTCGGCCACGGGCTGGAAGGCGATTTCAACCGCAAGAAGACGTCGGCTTTCGCGGGGCTGCTGGGCCAGATGGTTGCCGCACCGGGCGTCACCGTCGTCGATGACGGTACGATCGAGAACCGCCGCGGCTCGATCACCGTGGATGACGAGGGCACGCCTTCGGCCTACAACGTCCTGATCGAAAACGGCAAGCTGGTCGGCTATATGCAGGACCGGCAGAATGCGCGGCTGATGGGCATGAAGGCGACCGGCAATGGCCGCCGCCAAGGTTATGCCCATACGCCGATGCCGCGCATGACCAACACCTACATGCTCGGCGGCGACAAGACGCCGGAAGAAATCATCGCCTCGGTGAAGAAGGGCATCTATGCCGTCTCCTTCGGCGGCGGCCAGGTGGATATTACGTCCGGCAAATTCGTCTTCGGCTGCACCGAGGCCTATCTCATCGAGGACGGCAAGATCGGCGCGCCAATCAAGGGCGCCATGCTGATCGGCAACGGGCCGGATGCCATGAAGCGCGTTTCGATGATCGGCAACGACATGAAGCTCGATACCGGCATCGGCAATTGCGGCAAGGCGGGCCAATGGGTGCCCGTCGGCGTCGGCCAGCCGCATCTGCGGATGGATCAGATCACGGTGGGCGGCACCAAGGCTTAA
- the pdxH gene encoding pyridoxamine 5'-phosphate oxidase, with protein sequence MSENELTTGDFTEQNEPFTLFAAWLREAETTEPNDPNAVALATVDKDGLPNVRMVLLKGFDSDGFVFYTNFESQKGQEILYHKKAAMCFHWKSLRRQVRLRGLVEVVSNQEADEYFKTRARGSRIGAWASKQSRPLEGRFALEKAVAEYTARYAIGDIPRPSHWSGFRIRPLSIEFWHDRQFRLHDRIEFRREVPEGAWQKVRMYP encoded by the coding sequence ATGTCGGAAAACGAGTTAACAACCGGTGACTTCACCGAGCAGAACGAACCTTTCACTCTTTTCGCGGCCTGGCTGCGCGAAGCAGAGACCACGGAGCCGAACGATCCGAATGCGGTCGCCTTGGCAACGGTGGATAAGGATGGATTGCCAAATGTCCGCATGGTTCTTCTGAAGGGTTTTGATAGCGACGGATTCGTCTTCTATACGAACTTCGAAAGCCAGAAAGGTCAAGAAATTCTTTACCACAAGAAAGCGGCCATGTGTTTCCACTGGAAATCGCTGCGCCGCCAGGTGCGCCTGCGCGGTTTGGTTGAAGTGGTGAGCAATCAGGAAGCGGATGAGTATTTCAAGACCAGGGCGCGCGGCAGCCGCATCGGCGCCTGGGCCTCGAAGCAGTCCCGCCCGCTCGAGGGTCGTTTTGCGCTGGAAAAGGCGGTTGCCGAATATACCGCCCGCTATGCCATCGGCGATATTCCGCGCCCGTCTCACTGGTCCGGCTTCCGCATCCGGCCGCTCTCGATCGAGTTCTGGCACGACCGCCAGTTCCGTCTGCATGACCGCATCGAGTTTCGCCGCGAGGTGCCGGAAGGCGCCTGGCAGAAGGTGCGGATGTACCCGTAA
- a CDS encoding RT0821/Lpp0805 family surface protein, with amino-acid sequence MEVIAKSTVHTKRKLAKGVTMTVVLVSLFTLGGCVGGGMDYLSSAKVDRSVSTGTVPTAPVTTDSISDETTVRNAVTSADLHKLNGQSIPWANASTGSAGVIDAIVESNASGVVCRQFRTSRHSYQGIANFSGRTCLVGQGEWQLLSFQQAG; translated from the coding sequence GTGGAAGTCATAGCAAAGTCGACCGTTCATACAAAGCGCAAGCTTGCAAAAGGCGTGACGATGACTGTCGTCCTTGTCTCCCTTTTCACCCTTGGCGGCTGCGTCGGCGGCGGCATGGACTATCTGAGCTCGGCCAAGGTGGATCGCAGCGTATCGACGGGCACGGTGCCGACGGCGCCTGTAACCACGGACAGCATTTCTGACGAAACCACGGTACGCAATGCGGTGACCTCGGCGGATCTGCACAAGCTCAACGGCCAATCCATCCCCTGGGCGAACGCCTCCACAGGCAGCGCCGGCGTCATCGACGCGATCGTCGAAAGCAATGCGTCCGGCGTGGTTTGCCGCCAGTTCCGCACCAGCCGCCACTCCTATCAGGGCATCGCCAATTTTTCCGGCAGGACCTGCCTCGTCGGCCAGGGCGAATGGCAGCTGCTGAGTTTCCAGCAGGCCGGCTGA